A region from the Aeromicrobium choanae genome encodes:
- a CDS encoding HPr family phosphocarrier protein, with product MPSKTVTVGSAVGLHARPAATIAAAVAESGVPVTLATAGGEPVDAGSALMIMTLGAGQGAEVTVESEDEAALAKIAALVEADLDA from the coding sequence ATGCCCAGCAAGACCGTCACCGTCGGATCGGCCGTCGGCCTCCACGCCCGTCCGGCCGCCACGATCGCCGCGGCCGTCGCCGAGTCCGGCGTGCCCGTCACCCTCGCCACCGCCGGCGGCGAGCCTGTCGACGCCGGCTCCGCCCTGATGATCATGACGCTCGGCGCGGGCCAGGGTGCCGAGGTCACGGTCGAGAGCGAGGACGAGGCGGCGCTGGCCAAGATCGCCGCCCTCGTCGAGGCCGATCTCGACGCCTGA
- a CDS encoding 1-phosphofructokinase family hexose kinase, producing MIVTVTANPAIDRLVSLLEPLERGAVVRSEIAHDDPGGKGINVARVLHAAGVPVTAVLPAAADEPLLAALVALGLDHRAVSVSGRLRVNLTLAEPEGVTTKVNSPGPRLDDAELAALTDALAAAVGPGDWAVLSGSLPPGVPFDWYATTTRRLQQAGARVAVDTSGAALGLTVEQSSPDLMKPNSDELAELLDCDPDEIERDRRHAAARAHQLREDHGVGTVLLTLGGAGAVLASAEGSWFCPPAPVTVRSTVGAGDSSLAGYLVAHVAGRSPAECLASAAVHGAAAAALPGSRLPGPSDLPEAPHVETVDPA from the coding sequence GTGATCGTCACCGTCACCGCGAATCCGGCGATCGACCGGCTCGTGAGCCTCCTCGAGCCGCTCGAGCGCGGCGCCGTCGTGCGCAGCGAGATCGCCCACGACGATCCCGGTGGCAAGGGCATCAACGTCGCCCGCGTGCTGCACGCCGCGGGGGTGCCCGTCACCGCCGTGCTCCCCGCCGCAGCCGACGAGCCGCTGCTCGCCGCGCTCGTCGCGCTGGGCCTGGACCACCGCGCCGTCTCCGTGAGTGGACGCCTGCGGGTGAACCTCACGCTGGCCGAGCCCGAGGGCGTCACCACCAAGGTCAACTCCCCGGGCCCGCGCCTGGACGACGCCGAGCTCGCCGCACTGACCGACGCGCTGGCCGCGGCGGTCGGCCCCGGCGACTGGGCGGTGCTGAGCGGCTCGCTGCCGCCCGGTGTGCCGTTCGACTGGTACGCCACCACCACCCGCCGGCTGCAGCAGGCGGGTGCACGCGTCGCGGTGGACACCTCGGGCGCGGCACTGGGCCTCACGGTGGAGCAGTCCTCGCCCGACCTGATGAAGCCCAACTCCGACGAGCTGGCCGAGCTGCTCGACTGCGACCCCGACGAGATCGAGCGCGACCGTCGCCACGCCGCCGCCCGCGCGCACCAGCTGCGCGAGGATCACGGCGTCGGCACCGTGCTGCTGACCCTCGGGGGAGCGGGTGCCGTGCTCGCCAGCGCCGAGGGCTCGTGGTTCTGCCCGCCGGCACCGGTCACCGTGCGCAGCACCGTGGGCGCGGGCGACTCCTCGCTCGCCGGCTACCTGGTGGCCCACGTCGCGGGTCGCTCGCCCGCCGAGTGCCTGGCCAGCGCCGCCGTCCACGGCGCCGCCGCGGCCGCCCTGCCCGGATCGCGCCTGCCCGGTCCTTCCGACCTGCCCGAAGCACCCCACGTCGAGACCGTGGATCCCGCCTGA
- a CDS encoding endonuclease/exonuclease/phosphatase family protein — translation MSRLGAAPVVHLAAGTWLLIDLWRAWTPTLITIFGQAASTPPELIGAFAFGCVLVPVVLVAVARRLGREGALAPAVLVVALAGRVALQLTDGGHLHLVVASVAGIAAMTWLALALPRRREVAVTGVVAGLAVSVTTHAALGTWGAVWRDDAWAWVLLAVQLVACLATLRHSADGRGVGRRFALTVMPGLFLAGVIVANAGRASATLDEAGLAAVAFGATVAVAATLVPATRASAVVAAVVLTGAVAASAVVTDADGLLPAWTVIAFVVGMPALAHLWRAADHGERGTSLTLALGGLVWVALLFAYYAGYDLGYRADWLLVGVALLIGVAAVTAPPAPATVASPRVLAAIGVTALAAGLVAATAPALTVRPFDTTEPRDDEVRVVAYNLRMGYGMDGVFRPKAVAAILVSADVGLISEIDRGWFLNGGQDQLAILERLTGRTAWFGAAADPVWGDAVMLDASRARVERRALPSHGAVTGAQAIAVQPEGPWESTWFASTHLQPVGSDEGVTAQSADLAAWLRELGGPMILGGDFNLQQGSAAYDTVTDVGLVDAAPGGADTSPADAPVKRIDYLFSTPDLVASDVEVPGLRASDHLPVVATFTRR, via the coding sequence ATGAGTCGCCTCGGTGCCGCCCCCGTCGTCCACCTCGCCGCCGGGACGTGGCTGCTGATCGACCTGTGGCGGGCGTGGACCCCCACCCTCATCACGATCTTCGGGCAGGCCGCGTCGACGCCGCCCGAGCTGATCGGCGCGTTCGCGTTCGGGTGCGTGCTCGTCCCGGTGGTGCTCGTGGCCGTCGCGCGGCGCCTCGGCCGCGAGGGCGCCCTCGCCCCGGCGGTGCTGGTCGTCGCACTGGCGGGCCGGGTCGCGCTCCAGCTCACCGACGGCGGCCACCTGCACCTGGTCGTCGCCTCCGTCGCGGGGATCGCGGCGATGACCTGGCTCGCCCTCGCCCTCCCCCGGCGCCGGGAAGTGGCCGTCACCGGCGTGGTCGCCGGCCTCGCCGTGTCGGTCACCACCCACGCCGCGCTCGGCACGTGGGGCGCGGTCTGGCGCGACGACGCGTGGGCCTGGGTGCTGCTGGCCGTCCAGCTCGTCGCCTGCCTCGCCACGCTGCGGCACTCCGCGGACGGCCGAGGCGTGGGGCGCCGGTTCGCCCTGACCGTCATGCCGGGCCTGTTCCTCGCCGGCGTGATCGTCGCGAACGCCGGCCGCGCCTCGGCCACCCTGGACGAGGCGGGTCTCGCCGCGGTGGCGTTCGGCGCGACGGTCGCGGTCGCCGCCACCCTCGTGCCGGCCACGCGGGCCTCGGCCGTCGTGGCAGCGGTCGTGCTGACGGGTGCGGTCGCGGCCTCCGCCGTCGTCACCGACGCCGACGGGCTGCTGCCCGCCTGGACCGTGATCGCGTTCGTCGTGGGGATGCCGGCACTCGCCCACCTGTGGCGCGCCGCCGACCACGGCGAGCGCGGCACGTCACTCACGCTGGCGCTCGGCGGTCTCGTCTGGGTGGCCCTGCTCTTCGCGTACTACGCGGGCTACGACCTGGGCTATCGCGCCGACTGGCTGCTGGTGGGCGTCGCCCTGCTCATCGGCGTCGCCGCCGTGACCGCTCCCCCGGCGCCCGCCACGGTTGCGTCACCCCGGGTGCTGGCCGCCATCGGCGTGACGGCCCTCGCGGCGGGGCTCGTGGCCGCGACGGCGCCCGCACTCACGGTGCGCCCGTTCGACACCACCGAGCCGCGGGACGACGAGGTGCGCGTCGTCGCCTACAACCTGCGGATGGGCTACGGGATGGACGGCGTGTTCCGCCCGAAGGCCGTCGCCGCGATCCTCGTCTCGGCCGACGTCGGGCTCATCAGCGAGATCGACCGCGGCTGGTTCCTCAACGGCGGCCAGGACCAGCTGGCGATCCTCGAGCGACTGACCGGACGGACCGCCTGGTTCGGCGCCGCGGCGGACCCGGTGTGGGGCGACGCCGTCATGCTCGACGCGAGCCGGGCCCGCGTCGAGCGGCGCGCCCTGCCGTCACACGGTGCGGTCACCGGTGCGCAGGCGATCGCCGTGCAGCCGGAGGGCCCGTGGGAGTCGACCTGGTTCGCGTCGACCCACCTGCAGCCCGTGGGCAGCGACGAGGGCGTCACCGCGCAGTCGGCCGACCTCGCCGCGTGGCTGCGCGAGCTCGGCGGCCCGATGATCCTGGGCGGAGACTTCAACCTGCAGCAGGGCAGCGCCGCGTACGACACCGTGACCGACGTGGGGCTCGTCGACGCCGCTCCCGGCGGCGCCGACACGAGCCCGGCCGACGCCCCCGTGAAGCGGATCGACTACCTCTTCTCGACGCCCGACCTGGTCGCCTCGGACGTCGAGGTGCCGGGCCTGCGGGCGTCGGACCACCTGCCGGTGGTCGCGACGTTCACGCGCCGGTGA
- a CDS encoding alpha/beta fold hydrolase, with the protein MTVPDWFTWALDQKPQHLEIDVDGVPISYRAWGRPGDPVVVLVHGGAAHAGWWDHVAPHLAVDHRVLALDLSGHGDSGRREAYTLEAWAREVMAVATSESTDRPVVFGHSMGGFVALTAAREHGAGMLGAAAIDSPVQAVSPEARSWRADRADLTMPLYPDARTMVARFRTLPEDPSCLPYIRDHIARGSIQHVVREEGSGWTWKFDPRVFLRSMMEPGDVARSACEVALLRGERGMATTDITEEIRSRLGGNVPVTVIPDSGHHIMLDQPTALIAVLQTLLGQWRRR; encoded by the coding sequence ATGACCGTTCCCGACTGGTTCACGTGGGCGCTCGACCAGAAGCCCCAGCACCTGGAGATCGACGTCGACGGCGTGCCGATCTCGTACCGCGCCTGGGGCAGGCCGGGCGACCCGGTGGTGGTGCTCGTGCACGGCGGCGCTGCGCACGCGGGCTGGTGGGACCATGTCGCCCCGCACCTCGCGGTCGACCACAGGGTCCTGGCGCTCGACCTGAGCGGGCACGGCGACAGCGGCCGTCGCGAGGCCTACACGCTCGAGGCCTGGGCCCGCGAGGTCATGGCGGTCGCCACCTCGGAGTCCACCGACAGGCCCGTGGTCTTCGGGCACAGCATGGGCGGCTTCGTCGCGCTCACCGCCGCCCGCGAGCACGGCGCCGGGATGCTCGGCGCGGCTGCGATCGACTCGCCCGTCCAGGCGGTGTCGCCCGAGGCCCGCTCGTGGCGGGCCGACCGCGCCGACCTGACGATGCCGCTCTACCCCGACGCGCGCACGATGGTGGCCCGCTTCCGCACGCTGCCCGAGGACCCGTCCTGCCTGCCGTACATCCGCGACCACATCGCGCGCGGCTCGATCCAGCACGTCGTGCGCGAGGAGGGCTCGGGCTGGACCTGGAAGTTCGACCCGCGCGTCTTCCTGCGATCGATGATGGAGCCCGGCGACGTCGCCCGCAGCGCGTGCGAGGTGGCGCTGCTGCGCGGTGAGCGGGGCATGGCCACCACCGACATCACCGAGGAGATCCGGTCGCGGCTCGGCGGCAACGTGCCCGTCACCGTGATCCCCGACTCGGGACACCACATCATGCTGGACCAGCCCACCGCGCTCATCGCGGTGCTGCAGACCCTGCTCGGACAATGGAGGAGACGATGA
- a CDS encoding enoyl-CoA hydratase-related protein, whose translation MTDLLVDRTDGVLTLTLNAPQRLNSVTTEMFEQMSDALEDAEGVRVAVITGEGRAFCSGAVMAPGATNTGILEAADRLIHALTQAPFPVVAALNGLAAGIGSSLALASDFQVAQEDDYFLQAFVNVGLMGDGAAHELIAASIGRARATRLLMLGEKLPNSEAYAAGLITHCVPAGEWQPTVDGLVDRLKSGPTMAYARIKSTINAAALAHLDETLAAETVEQGVLGASNDFAEGVAAFTEKRQAKFTGA comes from the coding sequence ATGACCGACCTACTGGTCGACCGCACGGACGGCGTCCTGACGCTGACCCTGAACGCCCCGCAGCGACTCAACTCGGTCACCACCGAGATGTTCGAGCAGATGAGCGACGCGCTCGAGGACGCCGAGGGCGTCCGCGTGGCGGTCATCACCGGCGAGGGCCGGGCGTTCTGCTCCGGTGCCGTGATGGCCCCGGGCGCGACGAACACCGGCATCCTGGAGGCTGCCGACCGCCTGATCCACGCCCTCACGCAGGCCCCGTTCCCGGTGGTCGCGGCGCTCAACGGCCTGGCCGCCGGCATCGGCTCCTCGCTCGCGCTGGCCTCGGACTTCCAGGTGGCCCAGGAGGACGACTACTTCCTCCAGGCGTTCGTCAACGTGGGCCTCATGGGTGACGGCGCCGCGCACGAGCTCATCGCCGCCTCGATCGGCAGGGCCCGCGCCACGCGCCTGCTCATGCTGGGCGAGAAGCTGCCGAACTCCGAGGCGTACGCCGCCGGCCTGATCACGCACTGCGTGCCCGCCGGCGAGTGGCAGCCCACGGTGGACGGCTTGGTCGACAGGCTGAAGTCCGGCCCCACGATGGCCTATGCGCGGATCAAGTCCACGATCAACGCCGCGGCGCTGGCGCACCTCGACGAGACCCTCGCGGCCGAGACGGTCGAGCAGGGCGTCCTGGGCGCCTCGAACGACTTCGCCGAGGGCGTCGCCGCGTTCACCGAGAAGCGTCAGGCCAAGTTCACCGGCGCGTGA
- a CDS encoding NADPH:quinone oxidoreductase family protein, with product MRAIQITSLDGPEAVELVDVKAPKRGEDQVLIDVKAAGVAFPELLQSRGLYQLKPPLPFTPGAEVAGVVVEAPAGSEFAPGDRVAALPMLGGFAEQVVADQLLTFKLPDSVSFAEGASFMFNYGTAYFGLVNRGGLAEGERVLVHGASGGIGTASIQVAKAFGAGRVIAVTSTDAKGEIAVAAGADEYVLSEGFKDAVKASGGVDIVVDPVGNPAGGDRFTDSLRCLVDDGRILVIGFTAGEIPKIAANRLLLNNLSAVGVGWGAYAMKRPGLIKQQWDAMAEHLASGALKPVVGQSFTPEQASEALLTLDRAQATGKLVLEF from the coding sequence ATGCGAGCGATCCAGATCACATCCCTCGACGGTCCCGAGGCCGTCGAACTCGTCGACGTCAAGGCCCCGAAGCGTGGCGAGGACCAGGTCCTCATCGACGTCAAGGCCGCCGGCGTGGCGTTCCCCGAGCTGCTGCAGAGCCGCGGCCTCTACCAGCTGAAGCCGCCGTTGCCCTTCACCCCGGGTGCCGAGGTGGCCGGCGTCGTCGTCGAGGCTCCCGCCGGCTCCGAGTTCGCGCCGGGCGACCGCGTGGCCGCCCTGCCCATGCTCGGCGGGTTCGCCGAGCAAGTCGTCGCGGACCAGCTCCTCACGTTCAAGCTGCCCGACTCGGTGTCGTTCGCCGAGGGCGCGTCCTTCATGTTCAACTACGGCACCGCGTACTTCGGCCTGGTCAACCGCGGCGGCCTCGCCGAGGGTGAGCGCGTGCTCGTGCACGGCGCCTCCGGCGGCATCGGCACCGCGTCGATCCAGGTGGCCAAGGCGTTCGGCGCCGGTCGCGTCATCGCCGTCACCTCCACCGACGCCAAGGGCGAGATCGCGGTGGCCGCGGGCGCCGACGAGTACGTGCTCTCCGAGGGCTTCAAGGACGCGGTCAAGGCGTCCGGTGGCGTCGACATCGTCGTGGACCCCGTGGGCAACCCGGCCGGCGGCGACCGCTTCACCGACTCGCTGCGCTGCCTCGTCGACGACGGCCGCATCCTGGTCATCGGCTTCACCGCGGGCGAGATCCCCAAGATCGCCGCCAACCGCCTGCTGCTCAACAACCTGTCGGCGGTCGGCGTCGGCTGGGGCGCGTACGCGATGAAGCGCCCGGGCCTGATCAAGCAGCAGTGGGACGCCATGGCCGAGCACCTCGCGTCGGGTGCGCTCAAGCCCGTCGTGGGCCAGTCGTTCACCCCCGAGCAGGCCTCCGAGGCGCTGCTCACGCTCGACCGGGCGCAGGCCACCGGCAAGCTCGTGCTGGAGTTCTGA
- a CDS encoding SDR family oxidoreductase, giving the protein MRRNTLITGASSGLGEGMARHLAASGHHLAITARRVERLESLRAELVAAHPGIEVSVHALDVNDHDAVFRVFGEAAAALGGLDRVIVNAGLGKGGRIGTGKFEANRETAMTNFVAALAQAEAAMEHFYERGAGHLVLISSMSAMRGMPSSMTTYAATKAGVAHLAEGIRSDLIGRKGHDIKVTTLYPGYIASEMNAQVEQEQRLMVDTATGTAAMVKYIEKEVVDAAVPAWPWAPIGQVMKHAPLSVVRKLV; this is encoded by the coding sequence ATGCGACGGAACACGCTGATCACGGGCGCGAGCTCGGGCCTGGGCGAGGGCATGGCCCGCCACCTGGCCGCGTCGGGGCACCACCTGGCGATCACGGCCCGGCGGGTCGAGCGGCTCGAGTCGCTGCGGGCCGAGCTGGTCGCGGCCCATCCGGGCATCGAGGTCTCGGTGCACGCGCTGGACGTCAACGACCACGACGCCGTCTTCCGCGTCTTCGGCGAGGCGGCCGCCGCCCTCGGTGGTCTCGATCGCGTGATCGTCAACGCCGGTCTCGGCAAGGGTGGTCGCATCGGCACCGGGAAGTTCGAGGCCAACCGCGAGACCGCGATGACGAACTTCGTCGCCGCGCTCGCGCAGGCCGAGGCGGCCATGGAGCACTTCTACGAGCGCGGGGCCGGTCACCTCGTGCTGATCTCGTCGATGTCGGCGATGCGCGGCATGCCGTCGTCGATGACGACCTATGCGGCCACGAAGGCCGGGGTCGCGCACCTCGCCGAGGGGATCCGCTCGGACCTGATCGGCCGCAAGGGCCACGACATCAAGGTCACGACGCTCTACCCGGGCTACATCGCCAGCGAGATGAACGCGCAGGTCGAGCAGGAGCAGAGGCTCATGGTCGACACCGCCACGGGCACCGCCGCGATGGTGAAGTACATCGAGAAGGAAGTCGTCGACGCCGCCGTGCCCGCGTGGCCCTGGGCCCCCATCGGGCAGGTCATGAAGCACGCGCCGCTGTCGGTGGTGCGCAAGCTCGTCTGA
- a CDS encoding PTS fructose transporter subunit IIABC, whose amino-acid sequence MEQLITPQLVSLDVDLGAGASDVIEALAAQVVAAGRAGSVEELADAAKAREALAGTGVPGGIAIPHCRTATVTAPTLAFARLTNRADFGAPDGPADIVFMIAAPEGAGNAHLKLLSSLARALVRADFTQALRDAQTPDDVIALVEDATSGVDVKQPAPAAPAPAEDTTTTEAPRRRVVAVTACTTGIAHTYMAADALAQAAGDAQVDFAVEPQGSSGVTPLTAEQIAAADAVIFATDVGVKDQSRFAGKPVIRSGVKRAINEPAKMIDEALAAASDPNARRVEGDADASAGAGAGDNDHVGKKLQRWLLTGVSYMIPFVAAGGLMIALGFLLAGYDITDTANEILATNSLTNLPAAGDHALFDSAFLYYVGALVYLLGSWAFSFLVPALAGYIAYAIADRPGIAPGFVMGYAATQIGVTETNQSGAGFLGGIIGGLLAGLVAAWFASRPVPRWLAGLMPVVIIPLVSTLVVGMAMILVLAKPLAWLNEALVDGLNGMTGGSAIVLGGLLGLMMCVDLGGPVNKAAYVFAVTGLSTTGALDPGSSQSKIMAAVMLAGMVPPLAMALSTALRPKLYAPAERENGKAAWLLGASFISEGAIPFAAADPFRVLPAMMAGGVVTGAMSMALGVTCVAPHGGVFVFFAVDNVLWFFVSLIVGTLVAGFLVTALKQVSYSKQAAETADEPVTV is encoded by the coding sequence ATGGAACAGCTCATCACCCCTCAGCTGGTGTCACTCGACGTCGACCTCGGCGCTGGGGCGTCGGACGTCATCGAGGCCCTCGCCGCGCAGGTCGTCGCCGCCGGCCGGGCCGGCTCGGTCGAGGAGCTCGCCGACGCCGCCAAGGCTCGCGAGGCGCTCGCCGGCACGGGCGTTCCCGGCGGCATCGCCATCCCGCACTGCCGCACCGCCACCGTCACCGCGCCCACCCTGGCGTTCGCGCGGCTGACGAACCGCGCCGACTTCGGCGCGCCCGACGGCCCCGCCGACATCGTCTTCATGATCGCCGCGCCCGAGGGCGCGGGGAACGCCCACCTGAAGCTGCTCTCGTCGCTCGCCCGGGCGCTCGTGCGGGCCGACTTCACCCAGGCGCTGCGTGACGCGCAGACCCCCGACGACGTGATCGCGCTCGTCGAGGACGCCACCTCGGGGGTCGACGTCAAGCAGCCCGCTCCCGCCGCGCCCGCGCCCGCCGAGGACACCACCACGACGGAGGCGCCGCGTCGGCGGGTCGTCGCCGTGACCGCCTGCACCACCGGCATCGCGCACACCTACATGGCCGCCGACGCCCTGGCCCAGGCCGCGGGCGACGCCCAGGTGGACTTCGCCGTGGAGCCGCAGGGCTCCTCCGGTGTGACGCCGTTGACCGCGGAGCAGATCGCCGCGGCCGACGCCGTGATCTTCGCGACCGACGTGGGCGTCAAGGACCAGTCGCGGTTCGCCGGCAAGCCGGTGATCCGCAGCGGCGTGAAGCGCGCCATCAACGAGCCGGCGAAGATGATCGACGAGGCCCTCGCGGCCGCGAGCGACCCGAATGCCCGCCGCGTCGAGGGCGACGCCGACGCCAGCGCGGGTGCTGGGGCCGGTGACAACGACCACGTCGGCAAGAAGCTGCAGCGCTGGCTGCTGACGGGCGTCAGCTACATGATCCCGTTCGTGGCGGCGGGCGGCCTGATGATCGCGCTCGGCTTCCTGCTGGCCGGCTACGACATCACGGACACGGCCAACGAGATCCTGGCGACCAACTCGCTGACGAACCTGCCCGCGGCCGGCGACCACGCCCTGTTCGACAGCGCGTTCCTCTACTACGTCGGAGCGCTGGTCTACCTGCTCGGCTCCTGGGCCTTCAGCTTCCTGGTGCCCGCCCTGGCCGGCTACATCGCCTACGCGATCGCCGACCGTCCGGGCATTGCCCCCGGCTTCGTCATGGGCTACGCCGCGACCCAGATCGGCGTCACCGAGACCAACCAGAGCGGCGCGGGCTTCCTGGGCGGCATCATCGGCGGCCTGCTGGCGGGACTCGTCGCCGCGTGGTTCGCCAGCCGACCCGTGCCGCGCTGGCTGGCTGGCCTGATGCCGGTGGTGATCATCCCGCTCGTCTCCACGCTCGTCGTGGGCATGGCGATGATCCTGGTGCTCGCCAAGCCGCTCGCGTGGCTCAACGAGGCTCTCGTCGACGGGCTGAACGGGATGACCGGCGGCTCGGCGATCGTGCTGGGCGGCCTGCTCGGCCTGATGATGTGCGTCGACCTCGGCGGCCCGGTGAACAAGGCGGCCTACGTCTTCGCCGTCACGGGCCTGTCCACCACGGGTGCGCTCGATCCGGGCTCCTCGCAGTCCAAGATCATGGCGGCCGTGATGCTGGCCGGCATGGTGCCGCCGCTGGCGATGGCCCTGTCCACGGCGCTGCGCCCGAAGCTCTACGCCCCGGCCGAGCGCGAGAACGGCAAGGCGGCGTGGCTGCTCGGTGCCTCGTTCATCTCCGAGGGCGCCATCCCGTTCGCGGCCGCCGACCCCTTCCGCGTGCTCCCGGCGATGATGGCCGGCGGCGTCGTCACCGGCGCGATGTCGATGGCGCTGGGCGTCACCTGCGTGGCTCCGCACGGCGGAGTCTTCGTGTTCTTCGCCGTCGACAACGTCCTGTGGTTCTTCGTGTCCCTCATCGTCGGGACGCTGGTGGCAGGATTCCTCGTGACCGCCCTCAAGCAGGTCAGCTACTCCAAGCAGGCGGCTGAGACCGCCGACGAACCCGTCACCGTCTGA
- a CDS encoding histidine phosphatase family protein translates to MGTLHLVRHGQASFGTDDYDRLSELGTRQSAALGAGWEAGGAVFTDAVAGAMLRHAQTAIAAIDASGLGEEDADPGLSGYEVDARWNEYDHLAVATAFDPGALTKNSKEFQAALNEAIDVWRRGEGDFAEPYALFRERVMAGFEEAVELASGKGRRVLVFTSGGPIAMVASHLITGDDSAFQKLNDVVVNSSVTTLMVGGTGPRVLTFNDHSHLRAADVTFR, encoded by the coding sequence GTGGGAACCCTGCACCTGGTCCGTCACGGCCAGGCGTCCTTCGGGACCGACGACTACGACCGCCTCAGCGAGCTGGGCACCCGGCAGTCCGCGGCGCTCGGCGCCGGCTGGGAGGCGGGCGGAGCCGTCTTCACCGATGCCGTCGCCGGTGCGATGCTGCGCCACGCCCAGACCGCCATCGCGGCGATCGACGCCAGCGGACTCGGTGAGGAGGACGCCGATCCCGGCCTCTCGGGCTACGAGGTCGACGCGCGCTGGAACGAGTACGACCACCTGGCCGTCGCCACGGCCTTCGACCCGGGTGCGCTGACGAAGAACTCCAAGGAGTTCCAGGCCGCGCTCAACGAGGCGATCGACGTGTGGCGCCGCGGCGAGGGCGACTTCGCCGAGCCGTACGCGCTGTTCCGCGAGCGGGTCATGGCCGGCTTCGAGGAGGCCGTCGAGCTCGCGTCGGGCAAGGGACGCCGGGTGCTGGTGTTCACCTCGGGCGGGCCGATCGCGATGGTCGCGTCGCACCTCATCACCGGCGACGACTCGGCGTTCCAGAAGCTCAACGACGTCGTGGTCAACAGCAGTGTCACTACCCTCATGGTGGGCGGCACGGGGCCGCGGGTGCTGACCTTCAACGACCACAGTCACCTGCGTGCCGCGGACGTCACCTTCCGCTGA
- a CDS encoding nitroreductase → MIDEAPAQAQVLDQLLASRFSCRGFTDEPVPEDEIRAILASAARTPSWCNVQPWHVDVVSGEALTRLRGDLMADASLGSDYPFPPGYEGVHAERRREVGWQLYEAVGVAKGDREASAREMLRNFEFFGAPHVAVISAPESLGVYAAIDCGLFVQSFLLAAQARDVATVAQAALAQKSDFLRTWLELPLDRLIVCGISFGHADPDHPANSFRAGRARLDDVTRFHR, encoded by the coding sequence ATGATCGACGAGGCACCGGCACAGGCGCAGGTCCTGGACCAGTTGCTGGCTTCCCGCTTCAGCTGTCGCGGATTCACCGACGAGCCCGTCCCGGAGGACGAGATCCGCGCGATCCTGGCGTCCGCCGCGCGCACGCCGTCGTGGTGCAACGTCCAGCCCTGGCACGTGGACGTCGTCTCCGGCGAGGCCCTCACCCGGCTGAGGGGCGACCTCATGGCCGACGCCTCGCTCGGCTCGGACTACCCGTTCCCGCCGGGCTACGAGGGAGTGCACGCCGAGCGTCGCCGCGAGGTCGGCTGGCAGCTCTACGAGGCCGTGGGGGTCGCGAAGGGCGACCGCGAGGCCTCGGCCCGCGAGATGCTGCGGAACTTCGAGTTCTTCGGCGCCCCCCACGTCGCGGTGATCTCCGCACCCGAGTCGCTCGGTGTCTACGCCGCGATCGACTGCGGCCTGTTCGTCCAGTCGTTCCTGCTCGCCGCGCAGGCGCGGGACGTCGCCACCGTGGCCCAGGCCGCGCTGGCCCAGAAGTCCGACTTCCTGCGCACGTGGCTCGAGCTCCCGCTGGACCGGCTGATCGTCTGCGGCATCTCCTTCGGCCACGCCGACCCCGACCACCCGGCGAACTCGTTCCGGGCCGGCCGAGCCCGCCTGGACGACGTGACGAGGTTCCACCGATGA
- a CDS encoding OsmC family protein, with protein MSDESSTLRSVHLVRTGAMEYRAENGRGGVISIGEGQNTDFTPVELLLVALGGCTGLTVEALTKRAEPRRFDIAVEGHKVKDPSGANLLEKLLVTLDIAFDNDEIGQKMAERVTDAMEKSHQKLCTVSRTVELPSPVRVVQVRSSEA; from the coding sequence ATGAGCGACGAATCCTCCACCCTGCGCAGTGTCCACCTGGTCCGCACCGGCGCGATGGAGTACCGCGCCGAGAACGGGCGCGGTGGCGTCATCTCGATCGGTGAGGGCCAGAACACCGACTTCACCCCGGTGGAGCTGCTGCTGGTCGCCCTCGGCGGGTGCACCGGCCTGACCGTCGAGGCCCTCACGAAGCGCGCCGAGCCCAGGCGGTTCGACATCGCCGTCGAGGGGCACAAGGTCAAGGATCCCAGCGGGGCGAACCTGCTGGAGAAGCTGCTGGTCACCCTCGACATCGCGTTCGACAACGACGAGATCGGGCAGAAGATGGCCGAGCGCGTGACCGATGCGATGGAGAAGTCGCACCAGAAGCTGTGCACCGTCAGCCGTACGGTCGAGCTGCCCTCGCCCGTCCGCGTGGTGCAGGTCCGCTCCTCCGAGGCGTGA